A part of Providencia sp. PROV188 genomic DNA contains:
- a CDS encoding type III secretion system effector BopA family protein, translating to MQHISLSHFSQVSGSQDARLVISNTSNESTITTASEGFCGRILSFLGQFPLFKNISAVKTHIENIKTANQATVAVFAEALSNSYGANTADKVISAYNLSSGDTPLTQRKIQTILLPAAQMMQAKESFVHELEQKYGPNVAQQALTMSNFISAGSNKNNLKASIIVTEGTIPPDYNTVEALAKNIQQAALASALTSLTRIEELQKLSGQELQTKYSKLSEGSGALRTLQTLLTNLSNLSGIPGMEEFQNTLKSVLVGNSPFSQWGTTGSSVEAWVNSASHNDLSLAAERIQGITKDVMALKEKLLAHQSGRPVKIELPKLNLPRFGNIPVNPNTQIHLQDKTPMPANLMSTGGVPVAIACSYPKGTLSGIESHLRMILEQKPSCLVILTGDDQIRAKKLPDYFRQPGTVGSINIQVTQEAGVLTPSGVEIDNYHLKISSETDAYTLPVMHVQSWKDHQALQSTSQLLELAQITLETSNAIEPIYENTRATTSVPMVHCFGGVGRTGTLITAMELIKNPSLSSEKIITDLRETRNKKMVEDRPQQLQLRQLEHMLVSKNFVSTLL from the coding sequence ATGCAACATATTAGTTTATCCCATTTTTCGCAAGTATCTGGAAGTCAAGATGCTCGTCTAGTTATCAGTAACACCTCCAACGAATCAACCATTACCACTGCAAGTGAAGGATTTTGTGGTCGAATTTTAAGTTTCTTAGGTCAATTTCCACTCTTTAAAAACATAAGTGCAGTAAAAACCCATATTGAAAATATCAAAACAGCAAATCAAGCCACCGTAGCGGTATTTGCAGAGGCTTTATCAAATTCCTATGGTGCCAACACTGCGGATAAAGTTATTTCAGCTTATAACTTAAGTTCTGGTGATACACCTTTAACACAACGTAAAATTCAAACAATTCTTCTTCCTGCAGCGCAAATGATGCAAGCTAAAGAGTCATTTGTCCACGAATTAGAGCAAAAATATGGTCCGAATGTTGCTCAACAAGCTTTAACAATGAGTAACTTTATCTCTGCAGGCTCCAATAAAAATAATCTAAAAGCAAGTATTATTGTTACTGAAGGTACGATCCCGCCAGATTATAATACCGTTGAAGCGCTGGCAAAAAACATACAACAAGCCGCTCTTGCATCAGCCTTAACTAGCTTGACTCGAATAGAAGAATTACAAAAGCTCTCAGGTCAAGAATTACAAACAAAGTATTCTAAACTATCAGAAGGTAGCGGGGCATTGAGAACATTACAAACATTACTAACCAATTTATCTAACTTGTCCGGTATTCCTGGAATGGAGGAGTTTCAGAATACACTAAAAAGTGTTTTAGTTGGTAATAGTCCTTTTTCTCAATGGGGAACTACTGGTAGTTCCGTAGAAGCATGGGTAAATTCAGCCTCTCATAATGACCTATCATTAGCGGCAGAACGAATCCAAGGAATAACAAAAGATGTGATGGCATTAAAAGAAAAACTGCTAGCTCATCAAAGTGGTCGTCCGGTTAAGATAGAACTACCGAAATTAAACTTGCCTCGATTCGGTAATATTCCTGTGAATCCTAATACCCAAATTCATTTACAGGATAAAACCCCTATGCCGGCTAATCTTATGTCAACAGGTGGAGTTCCTGTCGCTATAGCTTGCTCATACCCAAAAGGAACGCTAAGTGGTATAGAATCACATCTGCGAATGATACTCGAACAAAAGCCTTCCTGCCTCGTTATATTAACTGGGGATGATCAAATAAGAGCTAAAAAACTCCCTGATTACTTCAGGCAACCGGGTACCGTTGGCTCTATAAATATTCAAGTAACCCAAGAAGCTGGTGTTCTAACGCCAAGTGGAGTTGAAATTGATAATTATCACTTAAAAATAAGCTCTGAGACTGATGCCTATACTCTCCCCGTCATGCATGTTCAAAGTTGGAAAGATCATCAGGCTCTACAAAGTACATCTCAATTACTGGAATTAGCGCAAATAACTCTAGAAACGTCCAATGCAATTGAACCTATTTATGAAAATACGAGAGCAACTACAAGCGTACCAATGGTTCACTGTTTTGGCGGGGTTGGTCGTACAGGAACGTTAATTACAGCAATGGAATTAATCAAAAATCCAAGCTTATCTAGTGAGAAAATCATTACAGACTTAAGGGAGACTCGTAACAAAAAAATGGTAGAAGACAGACCCCAACAGCTGCAACTGCGCCAATTAGAACATATGTTAGTTTCGAAAAATTTCGTAAGCACTCTATTATAA